The sequence CCTGTTGAGCGCAATCCGTCCGGCGTCGGCCTGCGACAGGATCAGCAGTTTGCGGAGAATGCCATCGAGACGTTGCACCTCGTCGAGCAGGTCCATGTAGGTGCGTTGGTCGTCCGAGCCATCGGCGGAATGGCCCAGGGCCGCTTCGATGTCCGCCTGAAGGATGGTGAGCGGGGTCTTGAGTTCGTGCGCGGCATCGGCGCTGAAGCGCGCCGCCTGCTTGAAGCTGCGCTCCAGGCGCTGCAGCATGTCGTTGATGGTGTCGATGAGCTCCCGGAACTCGATGTCGGCCTTGGCCACGGAGATGCGCTCGTCCAGGTTGAGGACGGTGACTCTGCGCGCCGTATGCACAATGGTGTTTACCGGGCGCATCGCCAGCTGCGCCAGCACCCAGCCGCCGCCAACCAGCAGCAAAAACGCCAGCGGCACCGACAGCAGCAGGTTGTTGCGGAATTCGCCGAGTTCGGCCTCCAGCGGTTCCAGGCTGATGCCGAAGAGCAAGCGGGCCGAGGGGTTGCAAATGGCCATCATCCGGTAGGAGCCGACGGTTTCGAAAACCGGGAGCGACGTGGGAATTCCCGAGGGCGGCCCCCGTCTGAAAAAGGGGGGGCGGTTCGTGGTGGCAGGTTCGCTCCGGGGAAGGGTTGGGTCCAGCGTCGAGCCGGCCGCCTGGAGAATGCGTTGGCCGTCGAAGCCCGGCGGCCATGTGGCCGACGAAAAATCAATGTTTCCGTCGTAGTCCTCCATGCGGAAGACGAGGCCCTTGCCGGGGTCTTCGCGCTCCAGTTCCAGCAAGCGGTCTTCGAGGTGTTTCCAGGAGGAGCTCGCCCGGTAGCGTTCCATGTGTTTGCCCAGGATGGCCTGCAGCTCGTTGTCGGTGCGCTCGACGCCAACGCGGTAGGACATGC is a genomic window of Pontiella desulfatans containing:
- a CDS encoding ATP-binding protein, which encodes MPRSFKLKQALYSVALFGILLTGYCVYFLRMSYRVGVERTDNELQAILGKHMERYRASSSWKHLEDRLLELEREDPGKGLVFRMEDYDGNIDFSSATWPPGFDGQRILQAAGSTLDPTLPRSEPATTNRPPFFRRGPPSGIPTSLPVFETVGSYRMMAICNPSARLLFGISLEPLEAELGEFRNNLLLSVPLAFLLLVGGGWVLAQLAMRPVNTIVHTARRVTVLNLDERISVAKADIEFRELIDTINDMLQRLERSFKQAARFSADAAHELKTPLTILQADIEAALGHSADGSDDQRTYMDLLDEVQRLDGILRKLLILSQADAGRIALNRETVDLSELVGELCDDVCSLDPRQETQARIEPGIEVEADRGLLELLLRNLAGNAVKYSQGEPPIILELSHTEGWASLTISNRGIPIPDSERHRVFERFYRVDKGRNRKIDGTGLGLCLALEIAHAHGGTLELIDGQTDETTFRLRLPIRKTAP